A genome region from Bufo gargarizans isolate SCDJY-AF-19 chromosome 2, ASM1485885v1, whole genome shotgun sequence includes the following:
- the LOC122928616 gene encoding oxysterols receptor LXR-beta-like, producing MSATAVNGSDVSLDGESFHPVDTILLDSASSVKLRIKEERSESLGSSAPNENEILGTDGEGSSHSTAEEPERKRKKGPAPKMLGNEVCSVCGDKASGFHYNVLSCEGCKGFFRRSVMKNAKYTCKNNGKCQMDMYMRRKCQECRLRKCREAGMREQCVLSEEQIRSKKIKKQQQDEDVVRSSAVLIPPSPLVVTQDVVQLTPQQEVMIQQLVSAQQQCNKRSFSDQPKVTPWPLANDPNSREARQQRFAHFTELAIISVQEIVDFAKQVPGFLELSREDQIALLKASTIEIMLLETARRYNHETECITFLKDFTYSKDDFHRAGLQVEFINPIFEFSRGMRQMQLDDAEYALLIAINIFSADRPNVQNHQLVENLQLPYVEALHSYTRIKRPQDHLMFPRMLMKLVSLRTLSSVHSEQVFALRLQDKKLPPLLSEIWDVHE from the exons ATGTCAGCCACGGCTGTCAATGGCTCCGATGTTTCACTCG ATGGAGAGTCCTTCCACCCCGTGGATACAATACTGTTGGATTCTGCCAGCTCTGTTAAGTTGCGCATAAAGGAGGAAAGGTCAGAATCTTTAGGTTCTTCGGCGCCCAACGAAAATGAAATCCTGGGAACAGATGGAGAAGGCTCCTCGCACAGCACTG CTGAGGAGCCGGAGCGTAAAAGAAAGAAGGGCCCTGCACCCAAGATGCTCGGCAATGAAGTGTGCAGTGTGTGCGGAGACAAGGCTTCTGGCTTTCATTACAACGTGCTGAGCTGTGAGGGCTGCAAAGGCTTCTTCAGGCGTAGTGTCATGAAAAATGCCAAGTATACCTGCAAGAACAACGGCAAATGTCAGATGGACATGTACATGCGCCGCAAGTGCCAGGAATGCAGACTTCGGAAGTGCAGAGAGGCTGGCATGCGGGAACAGT GTGTGCTTTCTGAAGAGCAGATCCGAAGTAAAAAGATCAAGAAACAGCAACAAGACGAAGATGTGGTTCGATCCTCTGCAGTTTTAATTCCACCCAGTCCATTGGTGGTCACTCAGGACGTTGTACAGCTAACACCACAGCAAGAAGTAATGATCCAGCAACTGGTCTCCGCACAGCAACAATGCAACAAACGCTCCTTTAGTGATCAGCCCAAAGTAACG CCATGGCCGCTTGCAAACGACCCCAATAGCAGGGAAGCCCGCCAACAGCGCTTTGCTCACTTTACAGAGCTTGCCATCATCTCTGTGCAAGAGATTGTGGATTTTGCCAAACAAGTCCCAGGTTTTTTGGAGCTATCTCGAGAAGATCAGATAGCGCTTCTTAAAGCATCCACCATtgag ATCATGTTGTTGGAGACGGCGAGGCGTTACAATCATGAGACCGAATGTATAACCTTCCTGAAAGACTTCACGTACAGCAAGGACGACTTCCACCGAGCAG GGTTACAGGTGGAATTTATAAACCCCATCTTTGAGTTTTCACGTGGCATGAGGCAGATGCAGCTGGACGATGCAGAATATGCCCTCCTAATAGCGATAAACATCTTCTCTGCTGATCGGCCAAATGTGCAGAACCATCAGCTTGTGGAAAACCTCCAGTTACCTTACGTGGAAGCTCTGCATTCCTACACCCGCATCAAGCGACCTCAG GATCACCTGATGTTTCCTCGTATGTTAATGAAGTTGGTCAGCCTGCGCACCCTCAGCAGCGTGCACTCAGAACAGGTTTTTGCCCTCCGTCTTCAGGATAAAAAACTGCCACCTCTTCTGTCTGAGATCTGGGATGTTCACGAGTAG